The genome window TCGAGCTGAGCAATCGCCCGCTGGACCTGGTGCATGAGAGCCTGGACCTGGCGATTCGCCTGGGGCGCTTGCAGGACTCCCGCCTGGTCGCCACGCGCCTGGCGCCCCGGCGCATGTACGTGTGCGCCTCACCCTCTTACCTGGAACGCTATGGCCGGCCCCACAGCGTGTCGGAACTGAGCCGCCACAATTGCCTGATCGGCAGCTCCGACATCTGGCAACTGGAGCAGAACGGGCGGGAATTTTCCCAACGGGTGCAGGGAAACTGGCGCTGCAACAGTGGGCAAGCGGTGCTCGATGCGGCGTTGCAAGGGGTGGGGTTGTGTCAGTTGCCGGATTATTACGTGCTGGAGCATCTGCACAGTGGTGCGTTGATCTCGCTGTTGGAAGCCCATCAGCCGCCGAATACGGCGGTGTGGGCGTTGTATCCACAGCAGCGGCATCTGTCGCCGAAGGTGCGCAAGTTGGTGGAGTATTTGAAGGAGGGGTTGGCGCAGCGGCCGGAGTATCGGGGATGACAGTGAATTTTATGTTGCCTGAACGATTGCTATCGCGAGCAAGCTCGCTCCCACAGGGGTTTATCGTCGAATGATGGGCACCGGTCCCCATTGTGGGAGCGAGCTTGCTCGCGATGGCGCCGGCCCAGATGCTGAAGATCTAACGAGGGGACAGGTCCCGCTCAATGCCGATTCGCCCAACGCTGGCGCAACCACTCCAGGTCTTCCGGCCGGGTGACCTTGATGTTATCCGAACGCCCCTCGATCAGCCGAGGCGCCTGCCCTGCCCATTCCATGGCGGATGCTTCGTCGGTAATCACCGCATCCGCCACCAGGCTGTTGGCCAGGGCTCGGTGCAAGGCACCGAGGCGGAACATCT of Pseudomonas fluorescens contains these proteins:
- a CDS encoding LysR substrate-binding domain-containing protein, whose product is MSDNRWEGIDEFVAVAECSQFTAAAERLGVSSSHISRQIVRLEERLQTRLLYRSTRRVTLTEAGQTFLQHCQRLQDGREEALRAVGDLTSEPKGMLRMTCAVAYGERFIVPLVTRFMGLYPQLRVDVELSNRPLDLVHESLDLAIRLGRLQDSRLVATRLAPRRMYVCASPSYLERYGRPHSVSELSRHNCLIGSSDIWQLEQNGREFSQRVQGNWRCNSGQAVLDAALQGVGLCQLPDYYVLEHLHSGALISLLEAHQPPNTAVWALYPQQRHLSPKVRKLVEYLKEGLAQRPEYRG